Genomic segment of Xanthomonas sp. DAR 35659:
CTGGGTGGCGCACGGCGGGTTTTGTGACCGTCTCCACCTTCAGCTCCGCGCCGCTGCGTACAGGGGATCGCATGCACCAACGCTACGAAGGACCGCCCGACCCCGTGTCCGGCGAGGCCTACGCCAGGCAGTTGCGCAACGGCTTCGCCGCGTTGCGCTTCGATCCGCCGCTGGAACAGGCCTACCGCCGCTACATCGCCTCGACCATGGGCTTCGCGCAGCGCGTGGCCGCGTCGCTGGGCGTGCTGATCGCGCTGGCGCTGTTGACCTGGGATGCATGGCATTTCGGCTGGAGCGGCAGCACCGGGCTGGTCGGCTACGCGGTGGCGATCCGCGCCGCCACCCTGCTGGCGCTGCTGTGGGTGGCGGTGTCGATCCATCGTGCGTCCACGCACGGGCCAGGGCGGGCGGCGCTGCTGCTGCTGGTCGGCGGCACCGGGCTGGTGCTGTCGAGCATCGGCTATCCGCCGCAGGAATTGCGCTATGCCGCGGCGGTGATGACGCTGGTGATCGTCGCCGGCTTCTTCCCGCTGGGCCTGGCCTTGTGGCAGAGCGTGGCGGTGGCGCTCGCGTTGTGCGCGATCAGCGCCGCCGCCGCGCAGCTGTTGCTGGACGGCCCGGCGCGCGACGCCTACCTGCGGCTGCAATGGTTGCTGTGGGCGGCGGTGCCGATCGGCGCGGTCGGCGGCTACCTGCGCGAGCATTCGCGTCGCGAAGGATTTCTGCAGCGGCGGGTACGCGACGACGAGGCCTTGCGCGATGCGCTGACCGGCCTTGGCGATCGCCGCCGTTTCGAAGAGCACCTGGCGGTGGCGCTGGCCGAAACCCGGCGCCTGCAGCGCGGATTGGCGTTGATCCTGGTCGAACTGGATGGATACGCCGCCTTCGTGCAGCGCTACGGCGCGCAGGAGGCCGATCGCGCCGTGGTGGACGTGGCCGAGGTGCTGCAATGCCTGCTGCGGCCGATGGACGTGACCATGCGCATCGAGGCCGATCGCTTCGCACTGGTGCTGTACGACGCCAGCGGCGCGCACCTGCGGCAGGTGGCGCCGGCGTTGCGCGACATGGTCGAGCTGCTGGCGATCGCGCACGCCGACATGGCCAACGAACAGCTCGGCGTCAGCGTCGGCGCCCTGCTCGCCACGCCCGCCGACACCGCTGCAACCCTGATGCAACGTGCCGAGGACTTGCTGCTGCGCGCGCGCATCGGCGGCGGCAACCAGGTGGTGCTGGCCGAGGACACGGGTTGGTAGGACCGTCGCGTGAGCGTCGGTCGGGAGCGCATTACGCTGGCGACCGTGGATGGGTTGGTGTCCCGCGCAATGGCGCTTTCCATGCAGACGAGAAAAATCGCGCTGCTCCTTGTGATGGTGGTGGCAGCGGTGGTGCAAGGATGCGTCGGTTTCGACCTGCTCCCGCCCAACCCGGTGTCCAAATCCATCGACCGCAACGACGATGCCGACCGCTTGCGCGAGAAGATGCAGCAGGCGGAACGCGATGCGGTGATGCGCGTGCGCCGGATGGAACACGCCTGTGAGCCGCCCGATGAGCCGATGCAGCGGGACTACGCGTATTCCATGTGGCCGATGTAGCCAAGATTCCCGATGCGTTCTGTACCAGCAAGGCGGCGCAACAACACTGGCAGCGCGGACCGGTGCAAGACGCATGGCACGCACGCAGCGGCGACGGCCGTCGAGCATGGGCCGTCGAACATGCCGACGCGGCAGCGAAGCGGGTGAGTGCCAGCATCGGCGACGTGCTGGCGGCTGGTAG
This window contains:
- a CDS encoding sensor domain-containing diguanylate cyclase, encoding MHQRYEGPPDPVSGEAYARQLRNGFAALRFDPPLEQAYRRYIASTMGFAQRVAASLGVLIALALLTWDAWHFGWSGSTGLVGYAVAIRAATLLALLWVAVSIHRASTHGPGRAALLLLVGGTGLVLSSIGYPPQELRYAAAVMTLVIVAGFFPLGLALWQSVAVALALCAISAAAAQLLLDGPARDAYLRLQWLLWAAVPIGAVGGYLREHSRREGFLQRRVRDDEALRDALTGLGDRRRFEEHLAVALAETRRLQRGLALILVELDGYAAFVQRYGAQEADRAVVDVAEVLQCLLRPMDVTMRIEADRFALVLYDASGAHLRQVAPALRDMVELLAIAHADMANEQLGVSVGALLATPADTAATLMQRAEDLLLRARIGGGNQVVLAEDTGW